Proteins from one Corynebacterium epidermidicanis genomic window:
- a CDS encoding alpha-amylase family glycosyl hydrolase: MPTNPTWTRDTIWWHVYPLGFTGAAVRPANDSERALTPRLRHIESWLDYLIELGCNGLALGPIFQSRTHGYDTTDYFTIDPRLGSLSDFDSLVATCHAKGIRIMLDGVFNHVASGHFPELVLADHVFEGHESLQTLDHSRPETAEMVRDVMKFWLDRGIDAWRLDAAYAVPAEFWDSVIPEVQRDFPESWFIGEVIHGEYPAFASHIGSITQYELWKATFSSLNDANFYELDWCLQRHQQLLSNFIPYTFIGNHDVTRIASQVGAPKAALALTLLMTVPGIPAIYYGDEQGFTGVKEEREGGDDAIRPMFPSSPFPPNPMFELHQRLIAFRRRHAWLVDAHVETLHLDNEHYRFRAHSGEAWVEVELWLTGQPRAVISAHDEVEIHVQLT; this comes from the coding sequence ATGCCTACAAACCCAACCTGGACCCGCGACACAATCTGGTGGCACGTCTACCCCTTGGGATTTACCGGGGCCGCCGTGCGTCCGGCCAATGATAGCGAACGAGCTCTGACCCCGCGCTTGCGCCATATTGAATCCTGGCTGGATTACCTCATCGAGCTGGGCTGTAACGGCCTGGCCCTTGGCCCAATCTTCCAATCCCGCACCCACGGGTATGACACCACCGACTACTTCACCATCGACCCCCGGCTGGGCAGCCTGTCCGACTTCGACTCGCTCGTTGCTACCTGCCACGCCAAGGGAATCCGAATCATGCTCGACGGGGTGTTTAACCATGTTGCCAGCGGGCATTTCCCGGAGCTGGTCCTCGCCGACCATGTCTTCGAGGGACACGAAAGCCTCCAAACGCTCGACCATTCCCGGCCTGAGACCGCGGAAATGGTGCGCGATGTGATGAAGTTCTGGCTGGACCGCGGCATTGATGCCTGGCGCCTGGACGCCGCCTACGCCGTACCGGCGGAATTTTGGGACAGTGTGATCCCCGAAGTACAACGCGACTTCCCCGAAAGCTGGTTCATCGGAGAGGTCATCCACGGCGAATACCCCGCCTTCGCCAGCCACATCGGCAGCATCACCCAGTACGAGCTGTGGAAAGCCACGTTCAGCTCACTCAACGACGCCAACTTCTACGAACTCGATTGGTGCCTACAACGCCACCAACAGCTACTCTCCAACTTCATTCCGTACACCTTCATCGGCAACCACGACGTCACCCGCATCGCCAGCCAAGTCGGCGCACCAAAAGCCGCCCTGGCCTTAACCTTGCTGATGACCGTCCCCGGCATCCCGGCGATTTACTACGGTGACGAGCAGGGTTTCACTGGAGTCAAAGAGGAGCGCGAGGGCGGCGACGACGCCATCCGCCCCATGTTCCCTAGCTCGCCTTTTCCACCGAACCCCATGTTTGAGCTCCACCAGCGACTCATTGCGTTCCGCCGTCGACATGCCTGGCTTGTCGACGCCCACGTGGAAACCCTCCACCTGGACAACGAACACTACCG
- the dnaB gene encoding replicative DNA helicase produces the protein MTHPEESFDDSTPLPPEPTHEDPSYEDFTASYSDIVPEFGGSVTRYSGDDFRRDRKGYRGSGEVAQQRTFGRQPPQDREAEMGVLGAMLVSPTAIVDIIEKLTPDDFYLPAHQLIYQAMLDLFSDASSIDPIVVAARLDRNNDLERVGGAPYLHTLLNVVPTPANVSYYADIVAEKAILRRLVDAGTRVVQLGYEGTEGAEVDTVLDLAQQQVFNISQKRTTEDYAVLADILEPTMDELDQIASVGGLARGIPTGFIDLDNLTNGLHGGQMIIIAARPGVGKSTLALDFMRSCSIKHGKTSCIFSLEMSKSEIVMRLLSAETEIKLSDMRSGRMSDDQWARLAQRVGEIDQAPLFIDDSANLTMMEIRSKARKLKQKHDLQMIVVDYLQLMSSGKRVESRQQEVSEFSRQLKLLAKELDVPLIAISQLNRGPEARTDKRPQIADLRESGSLEQDADMVMLLYRPDSQDKDDERAGEADIILAKHRGGPIDTIPVAHQLHYSRFVDLARG, from the coding sequence ATGACGCATCCAGAAGAATCATTCGACGATTCCACCCCATTGCCTCCGGAACCAACCCACGAGGATCCGTCTTACGAAGATTTCACTGCGTCCTACTCGGATATCGTCCCAGAGTTTGGCGGTTCGGTGACACGCTACAGCGGCGACGACTTCCGTCGGGATCGCAAGGGCTACCGCGGTTCCGGCGAGGTCGCGCAACAGCGAACCTTTGGTCGGCAACCTCCGCAGGACCGTGAGGCGGAAATGGGTGTACTCGGCGCGATGTTGGTCTCGCCCACCGCGATTGTTGACATCATCGAAAAGCTCACGCCCGACGACTTTTACCTGCCTGCGCACCAGCTGATCTATCAGGCGATGCTCGACCTGTTTTCCGACGCCTCCAGCATCGACCCGATCGTCGTGGCCGCTCGACTCGACCGCAACAATGACCTCGAGCGCGTCGGCGGAGCGCCCTACCTGCATACCCTGCTCAACGTGGTGCCAACGCCGGCAAACGTCTCCTATTACGCGGATATCGTCGCCGAGAAGGCCATCCTGCGCAGGCTTGTCGACGCTGGCACGCGCGTCGTCCAGCTCGGCTATGAAGGCACCGAAGGCGCTGAAGTGGACACGGTCCTGGACTTGGCGCAGCAGCAGGTCTTCAATATTTCGCAGAAGCGGACCACCGAGGACTACGCCGTGCTGGCCGATATTCTGGAGCCCACCATGGATGAGCTCGATCAGATTGCCTCGGTGGGTGGTTTGGCGCGGGGCATCCCGACGGGCTTTATTGACCTTGATAACCTCACCAACGGCCTGCATGGTGGGCAGATGATCATTATTGCTGCGCGCCCCGGCGTTGGTAAGTCAACCTTGGCCCTAGACTTCATGCGTTCCTGTTCGATCAAGCATGGGAAAACTTCCTGCATCTTCTCGCTGGAAATGTCCAAGTCTGAGATCGTGATGCGTTTGCTCTCCGCAGAAACTGAAATCAAGCTTTCGGATATGCGCTCGGGCCGCATGAGCGATGACCAGTGGGCTCGTCTCGCTCAGCGCGTCGGCGAGATCGACCAGGCGCCGCTGTTCATTGACGATTCCGCGAACCTCACCATGATGGAGATTCGCTCGAAGGCCCGTAAACTTAAGCAAAAGCACGATCTGCAGATGATCGTCGTGGACTATCTCCAGTTGATGAGCTCAGGCAAGCGTGTCGAGTCTCGCCAGCAGGAAGTCTCCGAGTTCTCCCGTCAGCTCAAGCTGCTGGCCAAGGAACTCGATGTCCCATTGATCGCTATCTCCCAGCTCAACCGTGGGCCGGAAGCTCGTACCGACAAGCGCCCGCAGATCGCCGACCTGCGCGAATCTGGCTCGTTGGAGCAGGACGCCGACATGGTCATGCTGCTCTATCGCCCGGACTCCCAGGACAAAGACGACGAGCGCGCCGGCGAAGCCGATATCATCTTGGCTAAGCACCGTGGTGGCCCGATCGACACGATCCCGGTCGCCCACCAGCTGCACTACTCCCGTTTCGTCGACCTAGCTAGGGGATAA
- a CDS encoding TetR/AcrR family transcriptional regulator — MSAEIPRRTRLTPTARKQAILTTAAEHFASLPFTDVSVSAIATDLGVSVALVHKYFQSKNGLFAAVLSTWLADVAVVQQRELDEVVSTAPKQDRVTAWVRGYLLGLAALPSDKARRQVLHGHDDADATAVRARAAERNAQKLSEIVAPNVSERDRYALLAGVGAMTAVAAQWAEKGCPEQQIWPAISAVVGAIHGSLGDWQR; from the coding sequence ATGTCCGCTGAAATCCCACGTCGCACGCGGCTAACCCCGACAGCGCGCAAGCAAGCCATCCTGACTACCGCCGCGGAGCACTTCGCGTCCCTGCCTTTCACGGACGTCTCCGTGAGCGCGATCGCCACTGATCTGGGTGTATCTGTCGCCCTGGTGCATAAATACTTCCAGAGCAAGAATGGGCTCTTTGCTGCAGTGCTTTCCACCTGGTTGGCGGACGTGGCGGTCGTGCAACAGCGCGAACTCGACGAAGTAGTTTCCACCGCGCCGAAGCAGGATCGGGTCACCGCGTGGGTACGAGGCTACCTTTTAGGGCTGGCCGCGCTACCGAGTGACAAGGCACGCCGACAGGTCCTGCACGGGCACGATGATGCCGACGCAACTGCAGTACGCGCCCGGGCGGCCGAGCGTAATGCGCAGAAACTCAGTGAAATCGTTGCCCCCAATGTCAGCGAGCGAGACCGCTATGCTCTGCTAGCCGGGGTGGGAGCAATGACAGCGGTAGCGGCGCAGTGGGCGGAAAAGGGCTGTCCAGAACAGCAAATTTGGCCCGCAATCTCGGCGGTAGTCGGGGCTATTCACGGTAGTTTGGGTGACTGGCAGCGTTAG